Below is a genomic region from Scomber scombrus chromosome 3, fScoSco1.1, whole genome shotgun sequence.
ctaaTAGGTTGTCAGTAACAAGAGCGTAATGAGGGATCAGGTAACTGTGCGAGGTGGCCAGCTGAAGGTCAAGTACCTGTATGAAGACTCCACCAACAATCGAAAGATAAATGCCATAACTACAGCAACCACTCATAACAGTGGGACCACTGGTCAGACACCCAGTAAACCTGCCCCAATCTCCAGCTTGTCCAAGGAGCACAGTGTAGACAGGTGAGAAAGATGCAAGCATGAAGATGCCAAAAGAGCTTAACACCTGTGTTAATTGGGCAAAACTAATTTATATATGAGCGCAATATCGTTTCAGTTGCTCATCACcgtgttttctgtcatttttgtttGCCACAGCACTGAATCCAGTAAGGGCTCCAGTGAATCCTCCGGCTCACATGGTGTTGGGAATAGTGGGAAGTCGTGTGGCCCTCTCACTCCTGACCAGGCTCTGAGACTGTATCGATCTCAACTGACCACCCTGGAGCAAACAGAGATCCACTCCTACCCAGACGTCTACTTTGTGGGACCCAATGCCAAGAAGAGGCCAGCCGTTGCTGGAGGCAACAACAACTGTGGCTATGATGATGAGCAGGGTGGCTACATCCACGTGCCCCATGACCACCTGGCTTACCGCTATGAGTTTCTCAAGGTGCGTTCAAAAACTATCACAGTTATAACCACGTGCCTCTGAAACTATAACCATATCAGATTTTTAGCTAACACAGTttttatctccctctctctttagATTATTGGTAAAGGTAGCTTCGGCCAGGTGGCCAAGGTATACGACCACAAACTGCAGCAGCACCTGGCTCTGAAAATGGTTCGTAATGAGAAGCGCTTCCACCGGCAGGCGCAGGAGGAGATCCGCATCCTGGAGCACCTGCGCAAGCAGGATCGCAACGGCACCATGAATGTTGTGCACATGCTTGAAAATTTCACCTTCCGCAACCATATCTGCATGACCTTTGAGCTGCTGAGCATGAACCTGTATGAGCTTATAAAGCGCAACAAGTTCCAGGGTTTCAGCCTGCCTCTAGTCAGGAAGTTTGCTCACTCCATTCTGCAGTGCCTGGAGGCCCTGAGCAGGCACAGAATCATCCACTGTGACCTCAAGCCTGAAAACATCCTGCTCAAACAGCAGGGACGCAGCGGCATCAAGGTAGGACACCTGAGACACTCATTGATGCAGCCTGTGAAATTGTGTACAAGCTCGATAATGCATCGTCTTGTATCTGATATTCATGTTTACTCACACAGTTCTTTCTTCTCCCATCTCTGCCAGGTGATTGACTTTGGCTCCAGCTGCTTTGAACACCAGCGGGTGTACACCTACATCCAGTCCCGTTTCTATCGAGCTCCAGAGGTCATCCTTGGTTCGCGCTACGGCCTTCCTATTGATATGTGGAGCTTCGGCTGCATACTGGCTGAACTGCTGACTGGCTACCCCCTGTTCCCCGGAGAGGATGAGGGTGACCAGCTGGCCTGTGTCATGGAGCTGCTGGGCATGCCTCCGCAGAAGGTTCTAGAGCAGGCCAAAAGGGCAAAGAACTTCATCAACTCCAAGGGCCACCCTCGCTACTGTGGAGCCAACACCCTGCCCACGGGTGCTACTGTGCTGACGGGGTCTCGCTCCCGCCGTGGCAAGATGAGAGGCCCTCCAAGTAGCAAGGAGTGGAGTGCTGCGCTCAAGGGCTGTGAGGACCCCACCTTTACTGACTTCATAAAGAAGTGTTTAGACTGGGACCCCTCGTCTCGTTTAACCCCCAGCCAGGCCCTCAGGCACCCGTGGCTGTATCGCCGGCTTCCCAAACCCCTACCTGGGAGCGAGAAGAGCCAAGGGGCTACAGTGAAACGGCTCCCCGAGCACCACAGCACCTCTTTCCCCTCTATCCTGGCCAAAGGAGGGCCTGGCTTAAGCACCACAGCTGCCAACAACAAACTGCGGAGCAACATGATGGGAGATTCAGTGGAGGCCATACCACTTCGCACAGTCCTACCCAAACTTGTctcttagagagagagagagtccctttaatctcctctctccctccacttcttcctcctctgcactCCTCGGGAGGAGTCAGATTGCAGGAGAAAGTGGACCTAGGTTTTAAAACTTGTTTGgttgttcttttatttgttttctactGAGAGGTGTCGACACCCCAGTTCCTGGTTTTTAATATTAGctgaacagaaagagagagacaataaaagaaaaactctaTAAAGTTTTTATACAGAGGATTTCCTTGAGCGGCTGTGGAATTTCTGTTTGCAGCCATTGATAAGGTTTGATTTAgataatgctttaaaaaaaaaaaaaccttgtgtGAGTGGACAGCTTCGTAAATGAGCAAATGTTTTTAACCCATGT
It encodes:
- the dyrk3 gene encoding dual specificity tyrosine-phosphorylation-regulated kinase 3, with the protein product MMIISRKPEGPIATARHGDGLYDSYMRTDHILKDEADTNSPSGLPPMPKHTVVSNKSVMRDQVTVRGGQLKVKYLYEDSTNNRKINAITTATTHNSGTTGQTPSKPAPISSLSKEHSVDSTESSKGSSESSGSHGVGNSGKSCGPLTPDQALRLYRSQLTTLEQTEIHSYPDVYFVGPNAKKRPAVAGGNNNCGYDDEQGGYIHVPHDHLAYRYEFLKIIGKGSFGQVAKVYDHKLQQHLALKMVRNEKRFHRQAQEEIRILEHLRKQDRNGTMNVVHMLENFTFRNHICMTFELLSMNLYELIKRNKFQGFSLPLVRKFAHSILQCLEALSRHRIIHCDLKPENILLKQQGRSGIKVIDFGSSCFEHQRVYTYIQSRFYRAPEVILGSRYGLPIDMWSFGCILAELLTGYPLFPGEDEGDQLACVMELLGMPPQKVLEQAKRAKNFINSKGHPRYCGANTLPTGATVLTGSRSRRGKMRGPPSSKEWSAALKGCEDPTFTDFIKKCLDWDPSSRLTPSQALRHPWLYRRLPKPLPGSEKSQGATVKRLPEHHSTSFPSILAKGGPGLSTTAANNKLRSNMMGDSVEAIPLRTVLPKLVS